Genomic DNA from Jatrophihabitans sp.:
CCCGTGAAGCCGTAGGTGTGCACCGCGGTGGCCAGCGGGCCGACGCCACCGCTGTACAGGTTGATCAGCGCGGTCTGGGCGACGGTGCTCGCGGTCGAGGGCAGGGTCGAGGTGATCGCCGCCCCGCCCGCGGTCGGGGTCAGCACCACCGTCCGCACATCGCCGCTGGCGCCGGCGCTGTTCTTGTACACCACCCGCAGGGTCGCTGAATTGAGCACCGAGCCTGCTGGGATGACGGGCGCCGGGGCGTAGCCGCCGAGGGTGAACGAGGCCGTCTGGTTGCCCGTGGCGGTCTTGGTCCAGACCGCCCCGGCGCTGTCGGCCTCCTCAGCCAGATTCGAGGCCGTCACGGTGGCGCTGTCGAACAGGGCCGGCGCGGGTGGATTCACCACGGTGGAGGGCTTGACGGTCGCCGTCGGCACGAGGGCCTCGGCTCCAGTCTTGGCCCCGTAGACGGCGATCGGCGGCCGGTCAGAGTGGTAGGTGGCGCAGATCTCGGCGTCGGCGTCATTGGTCAGCCGGAGCTGGCTGTCGCCGCCGAAGATGAACTGCACCCCGGTTGCGTTCTCGTCCTTGATCGGGTTCTGGCAGGCGCCGGGAATCGTGGACGGGCTGGCCGGCTTGGCCAGCACGGTGCCGGCGGCGTTGGTAGGCGTGCCGGCGACCAGTTGGCCGCTGCTCACCGTCCAGACGTCGCTGCCGCCGAGCAGCGGGTTGGCCGAGTTGTGAAAGTCGAAGTAATAGATGCCGGGCGTGAACCACCAGACGCTGTCCTTGCACGAACCGCCGCTGTTGCTCATCAACGACGACAGCGCCTGGCCGTCGTCGTAGTAGCCGGGCTGGAACGTCATCACCCCGCCCGGACAGTTGGTCGCCGCAACCGCGGGCACCGGCCGGTAGGTGGGAACCGCGTTGGCAGGCGATCCGAACGCTGGCTCGGACTGGTAGCCCGGGTCGGCGGTCGGGCCCGAGGAGCAGGCCGGCGGCGGGGTGCTGACGATGGCACCCGAGCAGCCGGTGCGCGCGTACACCCCCACGTTGGACTCCAGTGAGCCGTTGGTCACCCGGATGTTGGAGTTCGACACCACCGAGCCGTGCACCCTGAACGGGAACGAGCTGCTCAGCGCCTTGATGTTCACGCCGTCCTCGCCCGGGTTGGCGCCCATGGTCAGGATCGCGTTGCCCGGTTTGTTGCCGTCGTTGATCTTCACCAGTCCACCGGCCGCACCGGTGTTCGGGTCGGCCGTGCACTCGACCGCTGCCGAGGACGCCGCGCCGCCGGTGGTGCCGGGGTAGAAGTCGTTCAGCAGCAGCGTGTCGGCGGTGAGGCCGGCGCCGAAGCACTTCGGGTGGGTCGGGCTGGACGTGTTGTTATTGAACGGCGAGCGGCGCAACGCGGTGATCGCGGCCGCCGCGGCGCCGTCGCTGCCGTAGACCGCGGCGGCCTGGCCGCGCAGCGCCACGGTGGTCCGGACGCTGGAGTCGCCGAAGGACAGCAGCACCCCGACCACCAGCGCCACCACCGTGATCAGGATCAACGCGAGCACCAGCGTCGCGCCGGTGTCGTCGGCCAGATCCAGCCGGCGGCGGGCTGCCTTGATCATGACTGCCTCCGTTGACCGGTCAGCTGAATCTGGTAATCGGGCGCGCCAGCACTCTGCGGGTTGTGAATGGTCAAGGAAAGCTTGGCGATCAGGGGCACCGCCGCGCCGCTTCCGGCGCACGCCGTCGGCCCGGACGCCGACGCGCAGGACGCCGCCACCGACACCAGGTCGTGAGCGAGCACGGTGTCGGTGACGACGGTCGCCGAGCCGGCGCACACCAGCCGGTGCAGCTGCGGATGGCCGGCCGCGTCCGGCACGGACACGTAGGCCACCCGCCGCTGGATCACCGCCGAGGACGACGCGCTGGTGTAGTCGTCCCAGGCAAAGCGGATCACCGCGTTCGGCGTGGCCGCGCTGCCACAAGGGAAAAGCCCGCTGGTTGCCGGTGCGTTCTGCTCGATCGACTGGGTCAACGGATAGGGCGCGGCCGGGTCGGCGGAGTACGTCGTGCTGCGCACGCCGACACTGGCCACGTCGGCGGAGAAGTACGCGGCGCTGACCTGCGCGTCGTGCGACTCGCTGAGCCGGGCCGCGGTCGCGTCGGTGTTGCGGAGATAGCTGATGATCACGTTCCCCAGCGGCGCCGCGATGAGCCCCAGGATCACGACCGCCACCAGCAGCTCCACCAGGGTGAAGCCGCGCTCGTCCCGCCTCAGCATGTCGAGCCCAGCCCGCAGGGCTTGCGCAGCACCACGACCAGCCGCTCGCTCGCGCGGGTGTCCGAGCTGGCGACCTGGACGGTCAGCTCCTGCAGCCCGATGTCGGCGCACGGGCTGGCCGCCCAGGCGGCGCCGGACCAGTGCCGCACCGTGACGGCGGTGGCGACATAGCCGCTGGGAGCGGTGAACCCCACAGCGCCCGGCGAGTAGGCCGAGGGCGCCGCGCACGCCGTGTAACCCGCTCCGGCGACGAACTTCTCGACATTCTCGGCGTAATCGCGCACCGCGGCCCCGGCCGTGGCCTGCTTGCGGTGGATGTCGGAGACGGCGATGCTGGCCACCAGGCCACCGACCACCGCCACCACCGCGACCGCCATGATGGTGAGCCCGATGAGCAGTTCCAGCAGCGTCTCGCCACGGTCGCGATCCGCCTCCGATCTCATGCCAGCCCCCATGCCGGCGCTCATGTCAGGCTTGATGGCCAGGCTCATGACAAGCTCATCTCAGACAGAGACCTGGTTGAAGATGCCGTACATCGCCGACACCAGCGCGATGGCCACGAACCCCACCAAGCCTCCCATCACCAGGATGATGGTCGGCTCGAACAGGCTGGTCAGCTTCTTGATCTTGTAGTCGAGCTCGCCCTCGTAGTACCGGGCGGTCGCCTCGAGCTGGGCGTCCAGGGTGCCGGTCTCCTCGCCCACCTGCATCATCAACGACGCGGTGCTAGGGAACAGCCCGGTCCGGGCCAGCGGCTTGGCCAGACCGTCGCCTTCGAGCATCGACTCCCCCACCTGCGACAGCGCCCGGATGAAGACCAGGTTGCGCAACGACTCACTCGCCACCCGCAACGCCTCGGGCAGGTTGACCCCGGCGCTCACCATCGAGGACAGGATGCGGCAGAACCGCTCGACCAGGGCGTACTGGACGGTGGCGCCCAGCACCGGCGCCGCCAGCACGAACCGGTCCCTGAGATAGCGGCCGGCCTCGGTGCGCAATGCCAGTGCCAGGACCACGACGACTCCCACGATGGCGGCGATGATCGCCCACCAGTAGTCGATCAGGAAGTCGGTGATCGCCAGCATGATCCGGGTGGGCAACGGCAACTCAGCGTCCAGGCTCTTGAAGAACACCTTGAACCGGGGCAGCACGAACCCGGCCAGCACGGCGACGGTGAACACCGACATCCCGGCGATCACGGCGGGATAGATCATCGCCGACTGCACCTTGCGCCGGGCCTCGAGGTCACGCTCGAGGTAGGTGGCCAGCTGGTCGAGCACCGTGTCCAGCTGCCCGGTCAGCTCCGCCGAGCGCAGGATGCCGCGGTAGAACGCCGGGAAGATCTTGGGATGGCGGTCCAGGCAGGTCGAGAGCCGATCACCGTCTCGCAGCGACCGCTCCACATCGGCCATCATCCGGCGCACCGAGCTGTTGCTGGACTCCGCGCCGATGGTGCGCACCGCGTCGATCAGCGGCAGGCCGGCCCGGATGAAGGCGGCCAGTTGGCGCGACAGGTGCATCAGCTCGTCGCGCTTGACCCTGGAAGCGGTGATCTCCATCTTGAGCAGGCTCTTCTTGGGCTCGACCCGGATGTCTCGCAGGTCCCGCTCGTACAGGGCCAGCTCGACGGCTTCCTGGCTGGCGGCCTTCTCGGTTCCGCGCGCCGGCTCCCCGGACGGCAGCGTCGCTGTGTAGCTGAAACTGGGCACGGTCCTCAGACCCCCATCACGTACACGGATCGCATGATCTCGGCGAGGTTGGTGGCGCCGTCGCGCACCAGGGCGACGGCCTCCTCCAGCAGGGTGCTCATCCCCTCGGCCCGCGCGAGCTTGCGCAGGTCGTCGTGCGAGGCACGGTCGAGCACCTGCTCGCGGATGCCGTCGGACAGCGTCAACATCTCATAGACCCCGGTCCGCTCCAGGTAGCCGGTGTGGGCGCAGAAGTTGCAGCCGGCGCCATGCAGAAAGCCGTTGTCCGGGGCGTCACCGTCAATGGCGCGCAGGAACGCCAACTCCTCAGGCGTCGGCTGGTAGGGCTCGCGGCAGTGCGGGCAGATCCGGCGCACCAGCCGCTGGGACAGCACCGCGGTGACCGAGGAGGCGATCAGGAAGGTCTCGATGCCCATGTCGATCAGCCGGTGCAGCGCCGAGACCGAGTCGGTGGCGTGCAGCGAGGACAGCACGAAGTGGCCGGTCAGCGCCGACTGGACCGCGATCCGGGCTGTCTCGACGTCACGCACCTCGCCCACCAGGATCACGTCAGGGTCCTGGCGCAGGATCGAGCGCAGCCCGCCGGCGAAGGTGATCCCGGCCTGCTCGTTGATCTGGATCTGGTTGATGGAGGAGAAGGTGTACTCCACCGGGTCCTCGATGGTCATGATGTTGCGGTCGGGGCTGTTGATCTCGGCCAGCGACCCGTAGAGCGTGGTGGTCTTGCCGCTGCCGGTGGGCCCGGCGCAGATCACCATGCCGTAGGGCGCGCGCAAGGTCTTGGCGTAGCGCTGCGCCATGGCGGCCGGCATGCCCAGTTGCTCCAGCTTGAACAGCGGCCGGCTCTTGTCCAGCAACCGCAGCACGACCTTCTCACCGCCCACCACCGCTGTCGTGGCGACCCGGATGTCCACCGCGCGGCCCTCGATCTCGGTGCTGATCTGGCCGTCCTGGGCGCGCCGGCGCTCGACGATGTTCATCCCGGCCAGGATCTTGATCCGGCTGACCATCGCCGGGCCCATCGAGCCCGGCAGGTCCAGCACGTCGTGCAGCGCGCCGTCGATGCGGTAACGCACCCGGACCCGCTCGTCCTGTGGCTCGATGTGGATGTCGGAGGCCCGGTCCCGCACCCCCTGGGCGATCATCATCTGCACCACTCGCACGACCGGCGCCTCGTCGCCGCCGGTGGCGGTGTCCATCCGGACGGTGTCGCGACGCAGGCCGTCGCGGGCCTCGAACAGCTTGACCTGCGAGCTCACCCCGGTGATCGCCCGGTAGGTGTTGTCGATGGCCCGCAGCAGATCGGACTGGCCGGCGACCGTGACCTCGACGTCGCGTCCCAGCAGCGCGCGCAGGCTGACGATGGTGGTCTCGCTGGGATCAGCGACCGCCACCAGCACGATGCCGTCGTCGATCGACAGCGGCAGCGCCGACAGCGCCCGGGCGCTCTCGGCGGTGATCAAACCCGCCACCTCAGGATCGGGCGTGACGCTGCGCAGGTCGACGGACGGCACCGAGCTCTGCTCGGCGATCATCCGGGTCAGGTCGCGCTCGGTGATGACCCCGCGATCGAGCAGCAGCCGGCCCAGCCGCTTGGCAGCGCCCTGCTGCGCCTCTTCCAGCGCCGCCACCACCTGGGCCTGGGTCGCCAGCCGGGCGTCGACGATCAGCTCGCCCAGCCGCCGGCCGCCCTCGTGGACCTCGAAGTCCGCAGGCGTCTGGCTCACCGGCGGCGAGGACGCCGGCTCCGGCGCGACCTCGTCAGACTGGTGGCGGCCACGAAGCTTCATGCCGTCACACCCACTCGAGGCCGCGGCACGGTGATGATGTCCTTGGGATAGAGGCTGCGGGCCAGGGCGTCCTCATAGCTGATCAGGTTCTGCTGCACCAGCGCCGACAGTGACTGCTCGAAGGTCACCATGCCATCGCGCTGACCGGTGAGCAGGGTGTTGCGCAGCTGGTGGGTCTTGCCTTCCTTGATCAGCCCCCGCACCGGCGAGGTGGCGACCAGCACCTCATAGGCGGCGATCATGCCTCCTCCGGTTCGGGGTATCAGCCGCTGGTAGACGATGCCGGTCAGCGCGGCGGCCAGTTGCACGCGCACCTGCGCCTGCTGCTCGGCCGGAAAGACGTCGACGATCCGCGACAGCGCCTGCGCTGTGTCGTTGGTGTGCAGGGTGGCGAACACCAGGTGGCCGGTCTCGGCGATGGTGAGCGCGAACCGGATCGACTCCAGGTCACGCATCTCACCGACCAGCAGCACGTCCGGGTCCTCACGTAGGGCTGCCCGCAGGGCGTCCGGAAATGACGCGGTGTCCGAACCGACCTCGCGCTGGCTGACTGCCGAGCGCTTGTGCTCGTGCACGTACTCGATCGGGTCTTCAACGGTGAGGATGTGACAGGCGCGCTGGGTGTTGATCTGGTCGATCATCGCGGCGAGGGTGGTGGACTTGCCCGATCCGGTGGGTCCGGTGACCAGCACCAGGCCTTGATGCTGCTGGGTGAACTGGCCGATCACCGGCGGCAGTCCCAGCTGCCGCATGGTCGGAATCTGGCGCGGGATGATCCGCAACGCCAGCGTTGTCTGGTCCCGCTGGGTGAAGGCGTTGCCACGGATCCTCGCTTCCTCACGCCAGCTGAAGGAGAAGTCGTACTCGTGCTGGGTGGCGAAGGCGCTGAACTGGTCAGGGCTGAGCACCTCGGCCAGCAGCGCCTCGGTGTCGGCTCCGGTGAGCGTGGGCTCACCTGGCGCCGGGCGCAGCTCGCCCCGCACCCGCACTTGCGGGGGCAGCCCGGCCGTCAACAACAGGTCGGTGCCCCCGGCCTGCCAGAGCGCGGCGAGCAGCCCGTCGACGCGACTGCCGATGTGATGACCAAGCATGAAAGCGTGCCTTTCGCGAAAGAACCTGCTGAGTAGGTGGCCGAGCAGGGCCGCCCCGGAGGACGGCCCTGCCGAACAGCCAGGATCAGGCGACTGTGCAGGCGCCGGAAGCGGTGACCTTGCCACCGGCCTGGGTGTAGGTGATCGTGTAGCCGTTGGTGGTGGAGGGCACCTCGCGCAGCAGGTTGGCCGTCACCAGCGCCGGCATGTCGGCTGCGTAGGCGCTGTTCTTGGCGAAGTAGGCCTCCGAGGCGACCTCGACGTTCTTGGCGTCGGACTTGCACGCCGAGGCGTTGCCTCGGTCGGTGATACCGCCGACGGCGAAGACCACTATTCCGGCCAGCACGCCCAGGATGACGATCACGACCAGGAGCTCGATGAGCGTGAATCCGCTTTCCTCCTGGCGTGCCTTACGCAGTTGTTCCAGCATTGCTTCCCCCTTGGTGAGGCGAGCAGCCAAGCCGGCTGTCGCGGTCTTGTGCTGCCCGGGCTCGGGCTGACATGGGCAGGACTGGCGCGTAGCTGTCGGCGAACCGCTGAATCGCCACGCTGACGGCATGTCGGGGGTGGGTGACCATCAGCGGCACGCCGGAATTGATCGATGCCGCGACGTCGACGCTGGTCGGGACGTGGGCGGCGACCGGCCC
This window encodes:
- a CDS encoding GspE/PulE family protein, producing MKLRGRHQSDEVAPEPASSPPVSQTPADFEVHEGGRRLGELIVDARLATQAQVVAALEEAQQGAAKRLGRLLLDRGVITERDLTRMIAEQSSVPSVDLRSVTPDPEVAGLITAESARALSALPLSIDDGIVLVAVADPSETTIVSLRALLGRDVEVTVAGQSDLLRAIDNTYRAITGVSSQVKLFEARDGLRRDTVRMDTATGGDEAPVVRVVQMMIAQGVRDRASDIHIEPQDERVRVRYRIDGALHDVLDLPGSMGPAMVSRIKILAGMNIVERRRAQDGQISTEIEGRAVDIRVATTAVVGGEKVVLRLLDKSRPLFKLEQLGMPAAMAQRYAKTLRAPYGMVICAGPTGSGKTTTLYGSLAEINSPDRNIMTIEDPVEYTFSSINQIQINEQAGITFAGGLRSILRQDPDVILVGEVRDVETARIAVQSALTGHFVLSSLHATDSVSALHRLIDMGIETFLIASSVTAVLSQRLVRRICPHCREPYQPTPEELAFLRAIDGDAPDNGFLHGAGCNFCAHTGYLERTGVYEMLTLSDGIREQVLDRASHDDLRKLARAEGMSTLLEEAVALVRDGATNLAEIMRSVYVMGV
- a CDS encoding type II secretion system F family protein, which translates into the protein MPSFSYTATLPSGEPARGTEKAASQEAVELALYERDLRDIRVEPKKSLLKMEITASRVKRDELMHLSRQLAAFIRAGLPLIDAVRTIGAESSNSSVRRMMADVERSLRDGDRLSTCLDRHPKIFPAFYRGILRSAELTGQLDTVLDQLATYLERDLEARRKVQSAMIYPAVIAGMSVFTVAVLAGFVLPRFKVFFKSLDAELPLPTRIMLAITDFLIDYWWAIIAAIVGVVVVLALALRTEAGRYLRDRFVLAAPVLGATVQYALVERFCRILSSMVSAGVNLPEALRVASESLRNLVFIRALSQVGESMLEGDGLAKPLARTGLFPSTASLMMQVGEETGTLDAQLEATARYYEGELDYKIKKLTSLFEPTIILVMGGLVGFVAIALVSAMYGIFNQVSV
- a CDS encoding prepilin-type N-terminal cleavage/methylation domain-containing protein, with protein sequence MLRRDERGFTLVELLVAVVILGLIAAPLGNVIISYLRNTDATAARLSESHDAQVSAAYFSADVASVGVRSTTYSADPAAPYPLTQSIEQNAPATSGLFPCGSAATPNAVIRFAWDDYTSASSSAVIQRRVAYVSVPDAAGHPQLHRLVCAGSATVVTDTVLAHDLVSVAASCASASGPTACAGSGAAVPLIAKLSLTIHNPQSAGAPDYQIQLTGQRRQS
- a CDS encoding type IV pilus twitching motility protein PilT, with protein sequence MLGHHIGSRVDGLLAALWQAGGTDLLLTAGLPPQVRVRGELRPAPGEPTLTGADTEALLAEVLSPDQFSAFATQHEYDFSFSWREEARIRGNAFTQRDQTTLALRIIPRQIPTMRQLGLPPVIGQFTQQHQGLVLVTGPTGSGKSTTLAAMIDQINTQRACHILTVEDPIEYVHEHKRSAVSQREVGSDTASFPDALRAALREDPDVLLVGEMRDLESIRFALTIAETGHLVFATLHTNDTAQALSRIVDVFPAEQQAQVRVQLAAALTGIVYQRLIPRTGGGMIAAYEVLVATSPVRGLIKEGKTHQLRNTLLTGQRDGMVTFEQSLSALVQQNLISYEDALARSLYPKDIITVPRPRVGVTA
- a CDS encoding prepilin-type N-terminal cleavage/methylation domain-containing protein, which codes for MLEQLRKARQEESGFTLIELLVVIVILGVLAGIVVFAVGGITDRGNASACKSDAKNVEVASEAYFAKNSAYAADMPALVTANLLREVPSTTNGYTITYTQAGGKVTASGACTVA